ACTGATGTACAGTAGGAGCAGCTTCCTCACCGACATACCTTTTCCTTTATTTGTTGTTCTTTGGACGCAGTCCTGCCTGACGGATTTTATGGATGACACAGGCGTGTTCGCTGTCTCAGGTCGCTCCGATGGAGCGCTATCGAACACCTGACCGCCAACATCAGCAGTGATACATCGCTTTGACCTCACCACATTGTAGGTGCTTACCTCTGTCGCCACCAGAGCTGCCTctgcattggcagggatagggacGGAGTGTCTTCCTTACAGTGTGCCTGCAGGACCCCGATATACCACGCTGAGGCGTCCCCCATCATCAGGGAAGCGCTTTTGGTATAGATGtgagtaaaaaaaaaaagacagagGCAGCGCGTTCCGTTCTTCACTATACCATTTTATTTCCCTGTGTTTGGCTGTTTGTTCGTGCTTCATTGGAGCTGAGAACGATGGGTGGGCCCATTTGAGGGTAGAAGCGTGATGGCATCCTAGGTGTGCACCTCTACGTCCTTCCCTGCCTCTGTGtatgccaccgctgctgtgctacGGAGTCTTGGATGCCGGGCGTGGAACTGACGTTATACTTTGTTTCCCCTTGTCAGTTTCTGTATCGTGTTCCTCttgctttgtgtgtgtgtgtgggatTTCAATGATGTGATTTCTTCAATGTGGTGGCTATTGATGTTTTGCCTTCCAACTGATTTCCTCGGTGTGCGTaacgcctcttctccccgctCCTTCCTCCTAATTGTGCGGTTTCCTCCTTTCGCTCTTCGCTGTTTGTTTTGCCTGTGTCGCCCATTTTTCTTCTCTTagtcctccccctctccctcccccctcttcccctgtgtgcccttttcctcttccctcgcttACTCGCTATTTGCGACGTTTCTCCCTCCGACTTCTCCCATGTCAACCGTCCTCATCTCTCCTGCTTCCCCCGCTCTATGACTACTCGCTTTTCCACTTTCTCCCCGCCCCCGTTGCTtgtttcctttcttctcttcctctgtttgtttgttgttgctcaCACACCAGGACGAGCCCGCCGCGTGGCTGGTACAGCTGAACGTACGATGGAACAATTCAGCAAGGAAAAGAATCCTGGGCTTGACAATGTCAGCCTTTTCGAGCTTTTTCGTGCTCTACAAACTTTGGGGGGCGGGGTGCATCAATCGGTTTACAGGCGGACTACCGCACTctctgtgcccccccccccgaataggcgcctctctcccctctcttttacCCTTTGCGGTCAAACAAGTGAAGCgattctctctcttcgctgctcCACTCATCTTCtgttcttcctttccctctgctgtcctctttctttgtttcctGGCAtctgcgcacgcgcgctgaCCACTGTATTGCATTGCACGTCAACCTTCTCACCTACAGGCCCACAGCCAGAAAAGCACACCCGCACGTCAGTGCACCACGACTCACTATTGGGCAAGTATACACACATCGGCAGACTTTCCCTTGAAgacgcccccctccctgtgGACTCCAGAGCAACCCACTTACCGAGGCTACTCCGAACTCACCATCAGTGACTCTTACGGCGAACTACTACCATTGCTTCTGCTGGTGCTTCCGCGGTGTTCTTGTGAAGGCACAGGTAGCGCAACAGCTCTcccatcaccatcaccacacagtgtgtgtggggggggcgccagcgacggcgtGGTGTTTAATTCTAGTAGGAAAGTGATGCGGACATCGGGAGGCCTTCATGCAGCGCCCacggaggagctggtggaagccccgccgcagctgccactGACGGATGGGCGCTACTATGCCTGCCGTCGGTGCCGTCGCATCTTGTCAGAAGCCCAGTGGTACGCGACGGGTTGCGTggagtgcagcgcagcaatGGGCATTCCGGACCGCGATAACCTCCTCGACTTTGCAACCCCACACTTCCACAACTTCATTGGCCTGATTGCGCCAGGACAGTCGTGGGTCGCGCGCTTGATCATGAAGAACCGTGAGCCGACGAACGGCATCTTCGCGGAGACCTTGTCAGACGATGAgccggaggaagaggaggacgaaaTGGAGCCCTTCGTGAGGGGCGcggatgaggaagaggagccaGTCATGCTGGATGGAGAAGATGGCACTGCTGAGTCCATGCATGAGCTGGCTGCCGACACACGAGAGTAAAAAAGCAGCGTTCCCTACTCTCCCAAAGTGAAAACAGCGCGCTGCATCTCGTTGCAGCTAACTGTCTCGCTGATTCTGCTCTGTTGCAGAAAGATGATCCTCTCTGCAGCTGAGCATCTGGCGTCCTGTACTTGAACAGGTGCTCTGAGGCTCGCTAGGGCAAGGCACTGAGACGTGCAGGGTCCTGAGATGGTTTTTActctgctcctctccccAATGCCAATCCTGTTTGCACGCTGCACCGTTGTGAGAGGAGAGCGATGTGCGGGTGGTGTGCACGTCTGCATTGTAGTGCCTGTGTTAGCGCATGTCTATGCGGCTGTGTTggtgtctccctctctcttctttttttcttgaaTGGGTGTGCGTGGCGGCGTGTGGTTTCCTTGTCTAACACACACTCTGGATAAAGCAAAGAGAACAACGACTGAAGTCGCTATCACACGCTATTAGGCGTGTACGTATACAGCGAAGAGAAGCGCGAACGTcgacgagcagcagtgcgaaCTGATCAAACAGGAGCACAAGTGCCCCATTTTTTCCgcccgctctcttcttcttttccgttCAAGTGCGACTGAGGCAGTGATAGAGAGCGATGACGACACCGACCCTGTTTCGTGTAGCCACGTGATGAGTGCACGCCTTCATGATGCCGCAGCGGTATCGCTTCCGCAGAAGGCAGTGTCTGAGTTTGCCTCTTTGCTCcgtgcttctcttttgcgcAATGGCGTTGGCTGGATTCGCTATCCCAcagcgcttctcctccatgccttcttcttcactcCTTTTCGCCTGTCTCCTGAGCGCCAACCCGCCGTGACACGCTTGATTTGGGTGATATTtgacccacccacacacctacGCGTGGGCCCACTCACGCTTTGTCTCCTCCTTGAACGGTCTCTCCGTTTCCTTTTACCCACATTTTCGGATCTCGCTGGCATAATCGAACAgcctgtcgctctctcgttctcctctcACAGCAGCGTTATTTTATCGGTGCAATTTCGCAGAGGCACTTCGTTGGGAGACGAGCCGCGGTAATATCAAATTGAAAAGCGAAGTCCCCAGAAGTGGTGAGTCGATATAAGTGGCGAGCTGAACACAATACGCCACACCCCTTTATAACTGGCAGCGTGTGGACTGCTATGTTGAGGCCTGACCTGCTTGTGCATTTGCGCTCTTCTTTACCCTTTCTCAGGCAGGGCCTGCTGGTGGACTGCATTTGCACGTAGAGAGCACTGTGTGGTAGCGCAAGCAGCAAAAGAAATGCAAGACTTCCTCACAGCAGCTTCATCACACACTGCTGCAGTCAATGCCGCCTCAGTACGTGGATCACCTTTGATCTCTGTCGCTGATTCCTCAACGGCAGGCGAGTTTGAATCATGCTGCCGTGCACTCAGTCACAAGGCCAACAAGGCTGTCGTGGAGCAACTCCCAGTGCTGCAGAATGGCTCCGTCGTTGACCTCTCACGCAACTacgttggcgctgctgggttGCAGGCGATTGCGGTCGTGCTTCCACACAACCCAAAGGTAACCGAGGTACGCGCGCCGCGCAACGGCATCACGAATGACGCAGTCGTTTTTCTCTGTCGCGCTATGCGAGGTCACCCGCAGCTGTCCATGTTGGACTTGTCCGACAACACGGACGTTTCTTTGGCCGGCGGGCTTGCTCTTTTAAGCCTGGCACAACAGACGCCGTCCCTTCGTGTTGTGAAGTTGAACGGCACCCATGTACCTGCAGCCGTGCTGCATAAGTTGACACGTGCTCTGGAGTACAATGCATCGCGCCACGACACCATCTCGGTCCGCGTTGTCGCCTCGCAGTCGACTGCAGCTGTAGTTGCCCCACCTTCCGCGTCACCATCGCgtactgctgcggcgacagcTGACGAGGCACAGATACTGCAGACTCTTCGAGCAAGGgtcgaggcggcgctggaggagggctATCTATTCCCTCCAGTATCCCCGCAAACAGGCTGGCGTGTTCTCGATGTGCCTATTCTGGCACCCCCGCTACTGTTTGACACTGAGGTGCGTCTGTTGTGCGACGAGGTGTTTCCGCGACTTAACCAGAAGTTCTCCTCGTACCGGGTTATTCTTCGCCCTgtcgtcgtcagcggcggtgcaggggTCGTCAAAGGCGATGACGAGGCAAGTGATGGTGTGGTGCGACTGCGGCCCCACCGCACATCCGAGTCGTACAACCGAGCATTGTACTTTTGCCCATCCTGCCACGTTACCTCCGTCGTTGAGCGCGGGCGATTTGCTACGATAGAGCTCGTAGGCGACCGCCCTGGTGACTACGTGCAACTCTCTGCCAGTGCGATGCTGAGGCTGCAGGGGGTCACGCAGTCCGCCGCTCAACGTATGGAGAGCAATGACGACGATGAGCCCAAAGAAGCCGCCACACCGCTTCAGCCGGTTCTGTACGAGGCACACGAAGCCGCGCTACGCTGCACACAGTGGCTCCTCGTAGCAACGCGACGCGACACGCGGACGCTTCAGATGCCTGCGgcactggcgccgctgcttaCCGCCGACCCGAGCATTGCGCATCCAGATCGCCACCGAAGCGTCGTACGCGCGATTGTCATCGGTGGCGAGGGCCCGTCTCCGAGTACTGCCACAGCAGAGAAGACGGCGGTTGTATCGTCGTCCGCAGCTATCCCCACCTCGCTCGAGTGGGACTATGCAACGGAAGAGTACCATTGGAGGCGGCATGTGGCTTGGCGTGAGCATGTCGTGGCCacagcgccggtggcggaGCTTGTCGTGCCGCAGTACACCGCTACCTTTGACGGTATAGACCTGCAGGGTGGCGTGCGACTGAAGCAGCTCGAGGGATTCCAGATGGCTGTGTATACTCGACTTCGCACTGTTGTGGAGGCCTGTGTCGCCGCGGAGGCGCGGAAGCGTGGAATCACGGAAGCGGCCGAGTTCGCCGTAGGGTCAAAGTCGCTGAGCCTGTTGCTGA
This DNA window, taken from Leishmania panamensis strain MHOM/PA/94/PSC-1 chromosome 34 sequence, encodes the following:
- a CDS encoding hypothetical protein (TriTrypDB/GeneDB-style sysID: LpmP.34.2250), whose product is MRTSGGLHAAPTEELVEAPPQLPLTDGRYYACRRCRRILSEAQWYATGCVECSAAMGIPDRDNLLDFATPHFHNFIGLIAPGQSWVARLIMKNREPTNGIFAETLSDDEPEEEEDEMEPFVRGADEEEEPVMLDGEDGTAESMHELAADTRE